The Theileria annulata chromosome 3, complete sequence, *** SEQUENCING IN PROGRESS *** genome has a segment encoding these proteins:
- a CDS encoding uncharacterized protein (note;~Tap-24g11.q1c.C.cand.162 - score = 133.02): protein MTNLHYIPGYKLLLCKILEKRTDLELLSQPFYTVSEIPQFLSNTISKGEIYEENKGLKIDKTDLEEHVDLYNNYRTINITLQFGDIKTLENINYLNEYYKDYIILLAGDPTGCVHFLISKRLLLKNNLIKNKSQKNLRKEEINKDLEGLENEGDKVSEEGSLEDKFMEKSDDNVCNRVEMESGSNHGNLEINNNLVLLERVYNILNVGIVIVYNKIYLQGLEDTKFINCTKSDKGIAEAGVNFINYNNNITKLLNYILILITHIATLRHILESSPKTYLKLILSTENWYLIFNI, encoded by the exons ATGACaaatttacattatattcCAGGATATAAATTACTTTTGTGTAAAATACTTGAGAAAAGGACGGATTTGGAGTTGTTGTCGCAGCCATTTTACACAGTCTCAGAAATACCGCAATTTCTATCAAATACAATTTCTAAGGGTGAAATttatgaagaaaataaagGTTTAAAAATAGATAAAACTGATTTAGAAGAGCACGTTGACTTATATAACAATTATCGAACGATAAATATAACTTTGCAATTTGGAGATATTAAAACTCtggaaaatattaattatttaaatgaatattataaagACTATATAATACTATTGGCAGGAGACCCAACGGGATGTGTACATTTCTTAATAAGTAAAAGATTATTATTGAAgaacaatttaataaaaaacaaatcaCAAAAAAATCTGAGaaaagaagaaataaaCAAAGATTTAGAAGGATTAGAAAATGAAGGAGATAAGGTATCTGAAGAAGGATCCTTAgaagataaatttatgGAAAAGTCAGATGATAATGTGTGTAATAGAGTTGAAATGGAATCTGGTTCTAACCATGGAAATctggaaataaataataacttagtattattagaaaGAGTCTATAATATCCTAAACGTTGGAATTGTAATAGTCTATAACAAAATCTATTTGCAAGGTTTAGAAGAtaccaaatttataaattgcACGAAATCAGATAAAGGAATCGCAGAAGCCGGAGTCAATTTCATaaactataataataatataacaaaattgttaaatt ATATCTTGATTCTCATAACACACATTGCAACTTTGAGGCACATATTGGAATCTAGCCCTAAAACCTActtaaaactaattttatccACCGAAAATTggtatttaatttttaatatttag
- a CDS encoding prenyl transferase, putative (note;~Tap-24g11.q1c.cand.83 - score = 30.43) produces MFKYIIKRNVTNVVLSQINRNLVNQPYNGNNVLNAIKLTLPIMEMDNETVENELRSLERDLSKCKSDHSSELFIKESLFDFKKKIMDSIYTNNIKFDEAKNYILNTNCKLFRPIISFYIYHILNSSMNNSKLSNPAEEDSKLNISTDDEQKKLVEKLNISYELVHIGSLIHDDIIDESDVRRNLMSSHKKFGVKFSVLFGDFLLSKSAQIITSLQNIKLVDKLSNTLDNLIHGELMYVNLNNNDLYLSYLYKIYLKTASLISNNISSISHFTNKYTPRYDSQLGIGIFTFSVTTLYNELLYIIGVHIGLSFQMCDDLLDYNSNLEHLGKPILNDIKLGLITLPLIYLLNNGSYFSPEGKTVTTDSVSSVLSELKSLLNKYENDREKLEINNIKEFLKVVNDKNNINKCKLSIYYHLYQVKSLMKSFNQTKTDSLINYIYNVVNRYCTCHFSNILSIVKYIYKAKLLKN; encoded by the exons atgtttaagtatattattaagaGGAACGTCACAAATGTTGTTTTATCGCAGATAAATCGGAATTTGGTGAATCAACC atataatggtaataatgtattaaaCGCCATTAAACTAACGCTTCCAATAATGGAAATGGATAATGAAACTGTTGAAAATGAACTTCGGAGTTTGGAAAGAGATTTGAGCAAATGTAAAAGTGATCACAGTTCTGAACTCTTTATAAAAGAGAGTCTTTTTGACTTTAAGAAGAAGATTATGGATTCAATTTATACCAATAACATCAAATTTGATGAAGcgaaaaattatattttgaaTACGAACTGTAAACTTTTCCGTCCGATCATTTccttttatatttatcacATATTAAATTCTTCGATGAATAACTCAAAATTATCCAATCCAGCGGAAGAAgattcaaaattaaatatctCAACCGATGATGAACAGAAGAAATTGGTTGAGAAGTTGAACATTTCATATGAATTAGTACATATTG GAAGTTTAATACACGATGACATAATTGATGAAAGTGATGTTCGTAGAAACTTGATGAGCTCACACAAGAAGTTCGGAGTAAAATTTTCCGTCTTGTTTGGAGATTTCCTGCTATCAAAATCAGCCCAAATAATAACTTCTCTTcagaatattaaattagttgataaattatcaaacacactagataatttaatacat GGTGAATTGATGTATGTCAATTTGAACAACAATGACTTGTACTTGAgttatttgtataaaatttatttgaaaacCGCATCTTTGATTTCAAATAACATTTCCTCCATATCCCACTTTACAAATAAATACACTCCCCGATACGATTCACAATTAGGTATTGGAATATTCACTTTTAGTGTAACAACACTATATA ATGAATTGTTGTATATAATTGGTGTGCACATTGGATTGAGTTTCCAAATGTGCGATGATTTACTGGATTATAATTCAAACCTGGAACATTTGGGGAAGCCCATTTTAAATGACATTAAACTG ggCCTAATTACACTCCCATTAATATACTTATTGAATAATGGGAGTTATTTCTCCCCTGAGGGGAAAACAGTTACCACTGACAGTGTCAGTAGTGTTTTGAGTGAATTAAAGAgtttattgaataaatatgaaaacGACAGGGAGAAGCTCGAAATAAATAACATAAAGGAGTTTTTAAAGGTTgttaatgataaaaataacattaacAAGTGTAAATTATCCATCTATTATCATCTTTACCAAGTCAAATCACTAATGAAGTCATTCAATCAAACAAAAACAGACTCTCTAATCAACTATATCTATAATGTTGTTAATAGATACTGTACATGTCACTTCAGCAATATTCTATCaatagttaaatatatatataaggcaaaattattaaaaaattaa
- a CDS encoding uncharacterized protein (note;~Tap-24g11.q1c.cand.84 - score = 35.41) yields MEKALNEFSLLWNDVGIFNDISKITKKEEAEKEYAKTETTVHQNDDLISDISKKWNLEAFEKNDEMIKLHENILNNLSELTIREISLHSNFKTLNENYNNLLSLQSQLKSKIKKVELIYGHYSNMNLVNEFNNNFFNNNFNDSKFLCQFLEKVNEMLVSIMNSISFFTLNSYYKSEVYKNKYQQQLKMILYNIKLLFKFIFKYHVRVDQIGYKYLNSESFSLEFENSPEFTNSKNDTTDDPVNDVLVIKILRLMNKIMLNMNNDDDLIQIKLYYINNIVNSRLKGSDYDLHIERNESESNSISEGIKSLINKQLLYYNILFDNVFIDDKEEIVDLLINNIKSQFNYSKSQDLEQYKNFLLNNSIPDSNSEMGDPNSKLDTNSRMDSNTNMDSNTNMDSNLNMDPNLNMDSVNSKMD; encoded by the exons ATGGAGAAGGCTTTGAATGAGTTCTCCTTGCTGTGGAACGACGTCGGTATATTTAATGACATATCAAAAATAACAAAGAAAGAGGAAGCTGAGAAAGAATAC GCCAAAACTGAAACAACAGTCCACCAAAACGATGATTTGATAAGTGACATATCAAAAAAATGGAATCT TGAAGCCTTTGAAAAGAATGATGAGATGATAAAACTACACGAGAATATACTAAACAACTTAAGCGAATTGACGATCCGTGAAATATCTTTACACTCAAATTTCAAAACCTtgaatgaaaattataataaccTTCTGAGCCTGCAATCACAGCTTAAG TCAAAGATTAAGAAGGTTGAGTTAATTTACGGCCACTACAGTAATATGAACTTGGTTAACgagtttaataataatttcttcaaCAATAACTTTAACGATTCTAAGTTCCTGTGCCAATTCTTAGAAAAGGTGAATGAAATGTTAGTTTCAATAATGAACTCAATAAGTTTCTTTACCCTGAACAGCTACTATAAATCTGAGGTTTACAAAAATAAGTACCAACAACAACTCAAGATGAttctatataatataaagttgttgttcaaatttatattcaaataTCACGTTAGAGTTGACCAAATAGGTTATAAATACCTGAATTCTGAAAGTTTCTCACTAGAGTTTGAAAACTCGCCTGAATTCACTAACAGTAAAAATGACACTACTGATGACCCGGTTAATGATGTGTTGgtgattaaaattttaagattaatgaataaaataatgttaaatatgaataatgaCGATGATTTGATTCAAATTAAGCTGTATtacataaataatattgtcAACTCACGGCTCAAGGGTTCTGACTATGATTTGCACATTGAGAGGAATGAAAGTGAGTCCAATTCCATTTCAGAGGGAATTAAATCTCtgataaataaacaattgTTGTACTATAATATACTGTTTGACAATGTGTTCATTGATGATAAAGAGGAAATAGTTGAccttttaataaataatataaaatcgCAATTTAATTACAGTAAAAGTCAAGATTTAGAGCAGTATAAAAACTTTTTATTAAACAACTCTATACCAGATAGTAATTCAGAAATGGGAGATCCTAATTCAAAATTGGATACGAATTCAAGAATGGACTCGAATACAAACATGGACTCGAATACAAACATGGACTCGAATCTAAACATGGATCCTAATCTAAACATGGACAGTGTAAATTCAAAGATGGACTAG
- a CDS encoding uncharacterized protein (note;~Tap-24g11.q1c.C.cand.161 - score = 35.44): MNKCYVCDKESKYKCPNCLIKLCSLRCTQEHNKNTQNGCNSSNSISVGIKNKYNIKHIGKDDINNEILLSDCNFLDSVSKKLESTTRFYVNPFILNNTSNRRFIRKHCSEKGINLIFSPLIMKRTKLNKTKIKKGVILWTIEFVYLDNSSFLLHNVDENTKLNELYNNLKKKNELSPIGNFLLILVLEIKILLNIDNIQLLMKTNPKEGNKLEYTKCNIEETILNNLINRNILDFPTFYVILKNQIESYKIVESTSDHADELEDGEPEVTEGNYDNRLVLESQMGDPVTSIWMGKEGIVAGTALGRVSSYIFNSHIGNPTISSIDKDTTLADDSATTGSSTKTKKVKTKKSHSSNSEVVVVDIDKLESSIDGLKLNSTSRNYDNRDPSSRVVGRYVVYSSYNDECVNGVYISEGKLYTLVGLNNIIIYDIDRYSIHSDVYVNNEITSTSPYKNYKQIIQNNNYVLMMCNNTIVLMNLTEVETEGSVLKLTYVDTNVHLENILEFKFPYVVTCKTNTEENNSKCVNIYSIKKTSNNNARSREMYDLALINKIAVDNKQHLVTNCKIWDNTLTVVTDLLILTLYSIHDVDGNIIARKRLSYDILDVNCGENVLLLLKNSQILVLNKKLHVLNKFSILSTFELGWSYNLVNYNNVFCYNSDEGIYIFQL, from the exons ATGAATAAATGTTATGTATGTGATAAGGaatcaaaatataaatgtccaaattgtttaattaaGTTATGTTCTCTTAGATGTACTCAGGAACACAATAAAAATACTCAGAACGGGTGTAACTCTTCCAATTCTATTTCAGTGGGTATCAAgaacaaatataatataaaacaCATTGGGAAAgatgatataaataatgaaatacTCTTGAGTGACTGTAATTTTCTGGATTCCGTCTCTAAAAAACTAGAATCTACCACACGTTTCTACGTCAACCCATTTATACTTAACAATACAAG CAACAGAAGGTTCATAAGGAAGCACTGTAGCGAAAAGGGGATAAATCTCATATTTTCTCctttaataatgaaaaggACTAAGTTAAACAAAACTAAGATTAAAAAAGGCGTGATATTATGGACAATTGAATTTGTATACTTGGATAATTCGTCATTTTTGCTACACAa CGTAGATGAGAATACTAAGCTAAATGAGCTGTATAACaatttgaagaaaaaaaaCGAACTTTCACCCattggtaattttttattaatactagttttggaaataaaaatactattaaatatagACAATATACAACTATTAATGAAAACGAATCCTAAGgaaggaaataaattagaatacACTAAATGTAACATTGAAGAGAccattttaaacaatttaattaatcGCAATATACTAGAT TTTCCAACattttatgtaattttaaagaatcaAATAGAGTCGTATAAAATTGTGGAATCCACTTCTGATCATGCTGATGAACTAGAGGATGGTGAACCGGAGGTTACCGAG GGGAATTATGATAACAGGTTGGTACTCGAATCACAAATGGGTGATCCAGTAACATCCATATGGATGGGTAAGGAGGGCATTGTAGCAGGAACTGCGCTGGGCAGAGTCTCgtcatatatttttaactcACATATTGGAAATCCTACCATTTCTTCTATAGACAAAGATACCACTTTGGCGGATGATTCAGCTACTACCGGCTCATCGactaaaactaaaaaagttaaaacaaaaaaatCACACTCCAGTAATTCAGAAGTCGTTGTAGTAGATATTGACAAACTGGAATCTTCCATTGATGGTTTGAAACTCAATTCCACCAGCCGTAACTATGATAACAGGGACCCCAGTTCCAGAGTGGTTGGCAGATATGTTGTGTACTCAAGCTATAATGACGAGTGTGTAAATGGAGTGTACATTTCTGAGGGCAAATTGTACACCCTGGTAGGCCTGAAtaacataataatttatgatatTGATCGCTATAGCATACACAGCGACGTGTATGTAAACAATGAAATTACCAGCACTAGCCcttataaaaattacaaacaGATAATCCAAAACAATAACTACGTGCTCATGATGTGTAACAACACCATCGTTCTTATGAACCTAACTGAGGTTGAAACTGAGGGCTCAGTGCTTAAATTGACATACGTTGACACTAACGTCCATCTAGAAAACATTCTCGAGTTTAAATTTCCTTATGTAGTCACTTGTAAAACTAACACTGAAGAAAACAACagtaaatgtgtaaatatttattcaattaaaAAAACCAGTAATAATAATGCCAGAAGCCGAGAAATGTATGATTTGGCTTTGATTAACAAAATTGCCGTGGACAATAAGCAGCACTTGGTAACAAACTGTAAAATATGGGATAATACACTAACGGTAGTCACAGACTTGTTGATTTTAACTTTATATAGCATCCATGATGTTGACGGGAACATCATTGCTAGAAAGCGTTTATCGTACGACATTTTAGATGTAAATTGTGGCGAGAATGTGTTATTATTGTTGAAAAACTCTCAAATTTTAGtactaaataaaaaattacatgttttaaacaaattcaGCATCCTTTCAACCTTTGAACTAG GTTGGAGTTACAATTTAGTAAACTACAATAACGTATTCTGTTACAATTCAGATGAGGGAATATACATTTTCCAgctataa